The Mytilus galloprovincialis chromosome 4, xbMytGall1.hap1.1, whole genome shotgun sequence genome contains a region encoding:
- the LOC143072553 gene encoding uncharacterized protein LOC143072553 isoform X4 has protein sequence MMGDPLDMKQIFFTNLQVLGFDAAAEGQDNKIPFNKNMFDLPNKRGSEVVLHFLFEKLNPVMCREEFRHCWPIIDKQQEAQYRRTCNNWLNNISKNEPDSHLPRITGSLFLSPGGEKFIQLLLHFSRYVLQQDIERMGGKDKDHLRYPELTQQTASLGEAVGNSVQCSIVRNRKHLLEESQIILALNREWKEYSNELVKDYRKLSKLAREKNHKIREEIQKTTERGAERGSPMVRKRRSTNAYEYDFDPQSIKRAQRVQEVRDLWKQFDDFCIREAAEREVIESIVDKTMNKCKINASDVNIKVPDLLLTECEDEIRKRHVDSNFHHGKLNLVSIIQLWNLCLHLYIEKIHQAGVPKFEEEVKAVTDKVHTSTAYLFNTQSLKEQIASILPELKESIDYLRNKVDKEVTISSTPRSLRTTSVGMGLMEPSPPVSFTPRKTTEITPEGTAIKLSPDDVTTPEAVSRIADNVTGTVRKGPHNLFQGTPMYAGSVKQDARKTGRVNTKLPKKTKTESSNSRTVDVRGHLHSTPTRAARPTGNHCDWEGMIQQPETLISQLKNSPSHSEQSFHSVRNINKSNITQTSGTITPKLSPRSDSEPVTPRNKSYNSPFMSPRQGQRSAEVTPRQGHRSPSDMIVDEVMGFGMVMSPGMSGADAFRTKAEIPRSPISVEVKMMFREAMSNESSPQSDRSRSSRGQKSAEHSFNMSDHGLHIQKDNPTFGYQNVSKTLNRSKNTTSSSNQMALQNDRVLSSDAINNYNEGKISNGSELQKDKYLVENRPKSPVGETLDDIETDPEDNSTTSKFKSIENSFQIQRPPSPVAELLESFDSEKEESDKMLEEEVFPKDEEDDFYLEQPEGLLSSEEAEEDTQYETLSKKFEEQKAFITQEVIPRSPLKDEIRRMFKEAMSDVEDSPLHKSKPHSDNFSRSNNSKGRAAGNSFDLQGAGDGIGLEDIEMPDMPLEDSFCESYGAEMPNDTSNYSNKAINRESVGFDLMSFTPKSEVNLFQTYDVKKLEEAKHDLDEIFSQSLPLRVENIRQAETKQQLTENKTQLKELEKSIGELEGKLLEISSNEFLNPDSKDDSDLIDNLDDSFVPLKGGVLFEGGTPLKPRSLQNINEVPTNNSNDIRTRMQQLKEVAKKISSDFNV, from the exons ATGATGGGTGATCCACTTGACATGAAGCAGATTTTCTTCACCAATCTGCAAGTGCTGGGATTTGATGCAGCTGCAGAGGGACAAGACAACAAAATTCCCTTTAATAa aaacatGTTTGATTTGCCAAATAAGAGGGGCAGTGAAGTTGTTTTACATTTCCTGTTTGAGAAATTAAACCCAGTCATGTGCAGAGAGGAGTTTAG aCATTGTTGGCCCATAATTGACAAGCAACAAGAAGCTCAGTACAGAAGGACTTGTAATAACTGGTTGAATAATATATCAAAG AATGAACCCGACTCCCATTTACCCAGGATAACTGGGTCACTGTTCCTGTCACCTGGTGGAGAAAAATTTATCCAGTTGTTACTTCATTTTTCCAGATATGTTCTGCAACAGGATATTGAAAGAATGG ggGGAAAAGATAAAGACCATCTACGCTACCCAGAATTAACACAGCAAACAGCTTCCCTTGGTGAGGCTGTTGGGAATTCTGTCCAATGTTCCATCGTTAGGAACAGGAAACATTTACTTGAGGAATCTCAAATTATACTGGCTCTGAATAGGGAATGGAAAGAATATTCCAA TGAGCTAGTTAAAGATTATAGAAAGCTATCCAAATTGGCAAGAGAAAAAAACCATAAGATTAGGGAAGAGATACAGAAAACTACAGAGAGAGGGGCAGAAAGAGGGAG TCCCATGGTTAGGAAAAGGCGTTCAACAAATGCATATGAATATGATTTTGATCCTCAGTCAATTAAGAGAGCTCAGAGAGTTCAAGAG GTCCGTGACTTATGGAAGCAGTTTGACGATTTCTGTATTAGAGAGGCCGCAGAGAGGGAAGTTATTGAATCCATAGTAgataaaacaatgaacaaatgtaaaataaatgctTCTGATGTCAACATTAAAGTTCCTGATCTGTTACTAACAGAATGTGAAGATGAAATAAGAAAG AGACATGTAGACAGTAATTTCCACCATGGAAAGCTGAACCTTGTTAGTATAATACAGCTATGGAATTTATGTCTTCATttgtatatagaaaaaatacatcaAG CTGGTGTTCCAAAATTTGAGGAGGAAGTGAAAGCCGTAACAGATAAAGTACATACAAGTACAGCTTATCTTTTCAATACACAGTCATTAAAGGAGCAAATAGCAAGTATCTTGCCTGAGCTCAAGGAATCGATAGACTATCTGAGGAATAAAGTTGATAAGGAAGTGACTATCTCCAGTACTCCACGGAGCTTACGAACTACT TCTGTAGGTATGGGTTTGATGGAACCTTCTCCACCTGTATCTTTCACACCAAGAAAAACAACCGAAATCACACCAGAGGGCACTGCAATTAAACTTTCTCCTGATGATG TGACCACACCAGAGGCAGTGTCTAGAATTGCAGATAATGTTACTGGGACTGTTAGAAAGGGTCCACATAATCTTTTCCAAGGTACCCCAATGTATGCTGGATCTGTTAAACAGGATGCAAGAAAAACAGGAAG GGTCAATACAAAATtaccaaagaaaacaaaaacagaaagttCAAATTCTAGGACAGTAGATGTTAGAGGTCACTTGCATTCTACACCAACACGAGCTGCTAGACCAACAGGAAATCATTGTG ATTGGGAAGGAATGATACAACAGCCAGAGACATTAATATCACAGCTGAAAAATTCACCCTCCCACAGTGAGCAATCATTTCACAGCGTCAGAAACATAAACAAGAGTAATATAACTCAAACGTCAGGGACCATAACTCCTAAGCTGTCTCCACGATCTGACTCTGAGCCTGTAACCCCTAGGAACAAAAGTTACAATTCTCCATTTATGTCACCCAGACAAGGACAAAGGTCAGCAGAGGTCACACCAAGACAAGGTCATAGGTCACCATCAGACATGATAGTAGATGAAGTTATGGGATTTGGAATGGTTATGTCTCCTGGGATGTCGg GTGCAGATGCATTTCGAACAAAAGCAGAAATCCCAAGAAGTCCTATTAGTGTTGAAGTTAAAATGATGTTTAGAGAGGCAATGTCCAATGAAAGTAGTCCCCAGTCTGACAGGTCAAGGTCTTCTAGAGGTCAAAAGTCAGCTGAACATAGTTTCAACATGAGTGATCATGGCTTACACATTCAAAAGGACAATCCAACCTTTGGTTATCAGAATGTTTCGAAAACTTTAAATAGATCCAAAAATACAACTTCAAGTTCAAACCAAATGGCACTTCAGAATGACAGGGTGTTGTCAAGTGATGCCATTAACAATTATAATGAGGGAAAAATAAGTAATGGTTCAGAGTTgcaaaaagacaaatatttagTAGAAAATCGTCCCAAATCTCCTGTAGGAGAAACTTTAGATGATATTGAGACTGACCCAGAAGATAATTCTACAACATCTAAATTTAAATCAATAGAGAACAGTTTTCAAATACAAAGACCGCCGTCTCCTGTGGCTGAGTTATTGGAAAgttttgattctgaaaaagagGAATCAGACAAAATGTTGGAGGAGGAAGTTTTTCCAAAAGACGAAGAGGATGATTTCTACTTAGAACAACCCGAAGGTTTACTCTCCTCAGAGGAGGCAGAGGAGGACACACAATATGAAACCTTATCCAAAAAATTTGAAG aacaaAAAGCTTTCATTACACAAGAGGTAATTCCAAGAAGCCCTCTGAAGGATGAAATAAGACGAATGTTTAAAGAAGCAATGTCTGATGTTGAGGATTCACCGTTACATAAAagtaa GCCTCACTCAGATAACTTTTCAAGGTCAAATAACAGTAAAGGGAGAGCAGCAG GTAATAGCTTTGATTTGCAGGGAGCAGGTGATGGAATTGGTCTAGAAGACATAGAAATGCCTGATATGCCATTAGAAGATTCTTTCTGTGAAAGTTATGGTGCAGAAATGCCGAATGACACTTCAAATTATTCTAACAAAGCTATTAATCGTGAAAGTGTAGGTTTTGATTTGATGTCGTTCACACCAAAATCAGAGGTGAATTTATTTCAAACTTATGATGTGAAAAAATTAGAGGAGGCAAAACATGATTTAGATGAAATATTTAGTCAAAGTCTTCCATTAAGGGTGGAAAACATTCGTCAAGCAGAGACGAAACAACAGTTGACAGAGAATAAAACACAATTGAAAGAGTTAGAAAAATCTATTGGAGAACTTGAAGGAAAATTACTGGAAATTAGTTCGAATGAGTTTCTAAATCCTGATTCAAAAGATGATTCCGATTTAATTGATAATTTAGACGATTCATTTGTACCTCTGAAAGGTGGTGTTTTATTTGAAGGTGGAACACCTTTAAAACCTAGGTCACTTCAGAATATAAACGAAGTACCTACAAACAATAGTAATGATATACGAACTAGAATGCAACAACTTAAAGAGGTTGCCAAGAAAATTAGTTCAGATTTTAATGTATAG